From the Natrarchaeobaculum aegyptiacum genome, one window contains:
- the fni gene encoding type 2 isopentenyl-diphosphate Delta-isomerase, with product MPETSDRKDDHIRIIEEEDVETSGTGFADVDLVHEALPEIHRDEIDTTTTLFGHELAAPIVIESMTGGHPATTKINRALAEAAQEQNVAMGVGSQRAGLELDDEALLESYTVVRDVAPDAFLYGNVGAAQLLEYDVADVEAAVDMIDADAMAIHLNFLQEAVQPEGDVDARGCLEAIEAVASDLSVPVVVKETGNGIARDTARRLAEAGVDAIDVAGKGGTTWSGIEAYRAAAVGADRQEQVGQRFRAWGVPTAVSTLEAADEHDCVIASGGVRSGLDVAKAIALGARAGGLAKPFLSPAGQGTDAVVDLLETLELEFRTAMFVTGSATVEELRETDYVVLGRTQEYLEQRRR from the coding sequence ATGCCCGAGACATCCGACAGGAAAGACGACCACATCCGAATCATCGAAGAAGAGGACGTCGAGACCTCGGGGACGGGGTTTGCCGACGTCGACCTCGTCCACGAGGCGCTGCCTGAGATCCATCGCGACGAGATCGACACGACGACGACGCTGTTCGGGCACGAACTCGCGGCCCCCATCGTCATCGAGAGCATGACCGGGGGCCACCCGGCGACGACCAAGATCAACCGCGCGCTCGCGGAAGCCGCCCAGGAACAGAACGTCGCCATGGGCGTCGGCAGCCAGCGTGCCGGCCTCGAGCTCGACGACGAGGCTCTCCTCGAGTCCTACACCGTCGTCCGGGACGTCGCCCCGGACGCCTTCCTCTACGGCAACGTGGGTGCGGCCCAGTTGCTCGAGTACGACGTCGCTGACGTCGAGGCGGCCGTCGACATGATCGACGCCGATGCGATGGCAATCCACCTCAACTTCTTACAGGAGGCCGTCCAGCCAGAGGGCGACGTCGACGCCCGGGGCTGTCTCGAGGCGATCGAGGCCGTCGCGAGCGACCTCTCGGTCCCCGTCGTCGTCAAGGAGACGGGCAACGGGATTGCTCGCGACACGGCCCGACGGCTCGCCGAAGCTGGCGTCGACGCCATCGACGTCGCGGGCAAGGGTGGCACGACGTGGTCGGGTATCGAGGCCTACCGGGCGGCAGCCGTCGGTGCCGACCGCCAGGAACAGGTCGGACAGCGATTCCGCGCCTGGGGCGTTCCGACGGCCGTCAGCACGCTCGAGGCGGCCGACGAACACGACTGCGTCATCGCCAGCGGCGGCGTTCGATCTGGGCTCGACGTGGCGAAAGCGATCGCACTGGGCGCTCGCGCGGGTGGACTCGCCAAACCGTTCCTCTCGCCGGCCGGGCAGGGCACCGACGCGGTGGTCGACCTGCTCGAGACCCTCGAACTCGAATTTCGGACCGCGATGTTCGTGACGGGCTCGGCGACCGTCGAGGAACTGCGGGAGACCGACTACGTCGTCCTCGGCCGGACCCAGGAGTATCTCGAGCAACGACGTCGGTAG
- a CDS encoding thiamine ABC transporter substrate-binding protein, which translates to MRRRPFLAGVSGSAVVGLAGCATFDNDDPDDDATVPEVEDDADEVESDGPLRIATYSSMVTGEESFGRWLTDAFESAYPDAELEWTVPNSGIDHYRQRASFGAGIDADVYLGLSATDLALVDDVEIAREADDDADDADPNDEELPADGSLFEPLDHTRLERRDDLREDLEIPFGGGISDVVPVGYGYVTPVVDDRELDLLETESLADLPGAVADDGLLVQHPRYSTPGRAFLCWTVAAAGDDFLEFWRTLSDGDLEIRDQWTDSYEAYLAGDSPMVVSYSTDRVGAVDDGRDLAGHRVLTPADRGYLTVEGAAIVAGTEQPDLAYAFLNFLHTDEVQTELAVRNRQFPAIEPEVLDRPALVREYAVEPETPVTIPYEELTTNLESWIDEWEREIPT; encoded by the coding sequence ATGAGACGACGGCCGTTTCTCGCCGGCGTATCCGGGTCAGCCGTGGTCGGACTCGCAGGATGTGCGACGTTCGACAACGACGATCCGGACGACGATGCGACGGTCCCCGAGGTCGAAGACGACGCCGACGAGGTCGAGAGCGACGGCCCCCTCCGTATCGCCACCTACAGTTCCATGGTGACCGGCGAGGAGTCCTTCGGCAGATGGCTCACCGACGCCTTCGAATCTGCGTACCCGGACGCCGAACTCGAGTGGACGGTCCCCAACTCGGGTATCGATCACTACCGTCAGCGGGCCAGCTTCGGCGCCGGAATCGACGCGGACGTCTACCTCGGCCTCTCGGCAACAGACCTCGCGCTCGTCGACGACGTCGAGATCGCGCGCGAGGCTGACGACGACGCAGACGACGCCGACCCAAACGACGAGGAACTCCCCGCCGACGGTTCGCTGTTCGAACCACTCGATCACACTCGGCTCGAGCGTCGTGACGACCTCCGCGAAGACCTCGAGATACCCTTCGGTGGTGGAATCTCGGACGTCGTTCCGGTCGGCTACGGCTACGTCACGCCCGTGGTCGACGATCGTGAACTCGACCTCCTCGAGACCGAGTCGCTCGCCGACCTCCCCGGGGCCGTCGCCGACGACGGCCTCCTCGTCCAGCATCCCCGGTACTCGACGCCCGGCCGTGCGTTTCTCTGCTGGACCGTCGCCGCCGCTGGCGACGATTTCCTCGAGTTCTGGCGCACACTTTCGGATGGCGACCTCGAGATTCGCGATCAGTGGACCGACTCCTACGAGGCGTATCTGGCTGGCGACAGTCCGATGGTCGTCTCCTACTCGACCGACCGGGTCGGAGCCGTCGACGACGGCCGCGACCTCGCGGGCCACCGGGTACTCACGCCGGCCGACCGGGGGTACCTGACCGTCGAAGGCGCGGCGATCGTCGCCGGAACGGAACAACCGGACCTCGCGTACGCGTTCCTGAACTTCCTGCACACCGACGAGGTCCAGACCGAACTCGCCGTTCGAAACCGCCAGTTTCCGGCGATAGAGCCCGAGGTACTCGATCGACCCGCCCTCGTCCGGGAGTACGCCGTCGAACCCGAGACTCCAGTAACGATTCCGTACGAGGAACTCACCACGAATCTCGAGAGCTGGATCGACGAGTGGGAGCGAGAAATCCCCACCTGA
- the rpiA gene encoding ribose-5-phosphate isomerase RpiA: protein MKTAGGDAAAKRRAGERAAEEVEDGTVVGLGTGSTAAYAIEAIGDAVADGLEIRAIPTSFQSRQLALEVGIPLTTLDAVDRVDLAIDGADQVVDDPDATAHGTLIKGGGAAHSREKLVDAAADRFVVVADPSKLTARLDRSVPLEVLPDARTVAADRARVLGGEPTLRAAERKDGPVVTDNGNLVLDCDFGAIESPADLARDLSAIPGVLEHGLFVGLADATYVGTDDGVEIRAY from the coding sequence ATGAAAACGGCAGGTGGCGACGCGGCGGCGAAACGCCGTGCTGGTGAACGGGCAGCCGAGGAGGTCGAAGACGGTACCGTCGTCGGGCTCGGGACCGGCTCGACGGCGGCCTACGCGATCGAGGCGATCGGCGACGCCGTCGCCGACGGCCTCGAGATCCGGGCAATCCCGACGTCGTTTCAGTCCCGGCAACTCGCACTCGAGGTGGGGATTCCGCTGACGACGCTCGATGCCGTCGACCGCGTCGACCTCGCCATCGACGGCGCCGATCAGGTGGTCGACGATCCAGACGCGACCGCTCACGGCACGCTGATCAAGGGTGGCGGCGCAGCCCATTCCCGGGAGAAACTCGTCGACGCGGCGGCAGACCGATTCGTCGTCGTCGCCGACCCGTCGAAACTGACCGCGAGGCTCGACCGTTCGGTCCCGCTCGAGGTGCTGCCCGACGCTCGCACCGTCGCCGCCGATCGTGCGCGTGTCCTCGGTGGTGAGCCGACGCTCCGGGCGGCCGAGCGCAAGGACGGTCCGGTCGTCACCGATAACGGAAATCTCGTACTCGACTGTGATTTCGGCGCGATCGAGTCACCTGCCGACCTCGCCCGCGACCTCTCGGCGATCCCGGGCGTACTCGAGCACGGACTGTTCGTCGGGCTGGCCGACGCAACCTACGTCGGGACCGACGACGGCGTCGAGATCCGGGCGTACTGA
- a CDS encoding S26 family signal peptidase: MAGAVGEGKVDGRPRQTAGTMSGSDDADAAEGNSSTDPVTIEDDGVVRWFFRSEDGTVVFVRDILTSVAIVAAIGLLLFAISGVWPPLVAVESGSMEPNMQRGDLIFVVDEDRFVGDDPAADTGVVTLEDGEANGYETFGQPGDVIIFEPNGNPAATPIIHRAHFWVEEDENWVETRADEEIVAGGSCDDVPTCPAPHDGFVTKGDNNDGYDQYGGAGNDVVKPEWITGKAQLRIPWLGHVRLFFDELFAGMLIPSAGSAAAGTGGTATGIAAGHTTAAGTALATAGIGLAAGIDRRRR; the protein is encoded by the coding sequence GTGGCAGGTGCTGTCGGCGAGGGGAAAGTTGATGGCCGCCCCCGGCAAACTGCGGGAACGATGAGCGGTTCCGACGACGCCGACGCCGCCGAGGGCAACTCGAGCACCGACCCTGTGACGATCGAAGACGACGGCGTCGTCCGCTGGTTCTTCCGCAGCGAGGACGGAACGGTCGTCTTCGTGCGCGATATCCTCACGAGCGTCGCCATCGTCGCGGCGATCGGTCTGTTGCTGTTCGCGATCAGCGGGGTCTGGCCACCACTCGTCGCCGTCGAGAGCGGGAGCATGGAACCGAACATGCAACGTGGCGACCTCATCTTCGTCGTCGACGAGGATCGGTTCGTCGGTGACGACCCCGCGGCCGACACCGGGGTCGTGACACTCGAGGACGGCGAAGCGAACGGCTACGAGACGTTCGGCCAGCCCGGAGACGTGATTATCTTCGAGCCAAACGGCAATCCGGCAGCGACGCCGATCATCCACCGGGCACACTTCTGGGTCGAAGAGGACGAAAACTGGGTCGAAACCAGAGCCGACGAGGAAATCGTCGCCGGTGGAAGCTGTGACGACGTCCCGACGTGTCCGGCCCCTCACGACGGGTTCGTCACCAAAGGTGACAACAACGACGGCTACGACCAGTACGGCGGTGCCGGAAACGACGTCGTCAAACCCGAGTGGATCACCGGCAAGGCACAGCTCCGGATCCCGTGGCTCGGTCACGTCAGACTCTTCTTCGACGAACTGTTCGCCGGAATGTTGATTCCGTCCGCCGGCTCGGCTGCCGCTGGAACGGGCGGTACTGCCACTGGCATCGCTGCCGGCCACACGACGGCCGCCGGGACAGCCCTCGCGACTGCGGGAATCGGACTCGCCGCCGGTATCGACCGACGGCGTCGCTGA
- a CDS encoding DUF7563 family protein: MPTCNHCGAHVSERFARVFADADGEIHACVSCSANAGIAEVSRERGRGTRVRSD; the protein is encoded by the coding sequence ATGCCCACCTGCAACCACTGTGGCGCACACGTTTCCGAACGCTTTGCGCGCGTCTTCGCCGACGCAGACGGCGAGATCCACGCGTGTGTCAGTTGCTCGGCGAACGCGGGAATCGCGGAAGTGTCGCGAGAACGCGGCCGCGGCACCCGGGTTCGTTCGGACTGA
- a CDS encoding aspartate kinase, producing MRVVAKFGGTSLGSGDRINRAADSVAKAVEDGHEIAVVASAMGSTTDDLLEDITFEADEQDRAQIVSMGERTSVRMLKAALSARGIDATFLEPGADGWPVITDEYGEVDVEETQKRALEIADDLDDTVPVLTGFLAEGNDGSVTTLGRGGSDTTAVMMGKYMEADEVVIVTDVEGVMTGDPRVVEGARNVGEISVDELRNLSFRGAEVVAPSALSYKDGNLDVRVVHYQHGDLMAGGTSIEGEFENLVDLRERPLACLTVAGRAIRNQPGIFHHLSSSLADEEINVDAVASGMDSVTFYIDEEDAQRGENVLHREVIARDELSSVTVDSPIAVVRVTGGAIPDQPGIISEIVTPLADERIHLQDVITSATSVALFVNWEDGEKTLEITQDLF from the coding sequence ATGCGCGTAGTCGCGAAGTTCGGCGGCACCAGTCTCGGTAGCGGCGACCGGATCAACCGGGCGGCCGACTCCGTCGCCAAGGCGGTCGAAGACGGCCACGAGATCGCCGTCGTCGCCAGCGCGATGGGATCGACCACGGACGACCTCCTCGAGGACATCACCTTCGAGGCCGACGAACAGGACCGCGCCCAGATCGTCAGCATGGGCGAGCGAACCTCCGTTCGCATGCTCAAAGCCGCCCTCTCGGCCCGGGGAATCGACGCGACCTTCCTCGAGCCCGGCGCCGATGGCTGGCCGGTCATCACCGACGAGTACGGCGAGGTCGACGTCGAAGAGACCCAGAAACGCGCACTCGAGATCGCAGACGACCTCGATGACACCGTTCCCGTCCTGACGGGTTTCCTCGCGGAAGGAAACGACGGCTCGGTCACCACCCTCGGTCGCGGTGGCAGCGACACGACGGCCGTCATGATGGGCAAGTACATGGAGGCCGACGAGGTCGTCATCGTGACCGACGTCGAGGGTGTGATGACCGGCGACCCGCGCGTCGTCGAAGGCGCGCGCAACGTCGGCGAAATCTCGGTCGACGAACTGCGAAACCTCTCGTTCCGCGGTGCTGAAGTCGTCGCGCCCTCCGCGCTGTCGTACAAGGACGGCAATCTCGACGTGCGCGTGGTCCACTACCAGCACGGCGACCTGATGGCCGGTGGCACGAGCATCGAAGGCGAGTTCGAGAACCTCGTCGACCTGCGAGAACGGCCGCTGGCCTGTCTCACCGTCGCTGGCCGGGCGATCCGTAACCAGCCGGGGATCTTCCACCACCTCTCCTCGTCGCTCGCCGACGAAGAGATCAACGTCGACGCCGTCGCCAGCGGGATGGACTCGGTAACCTTCTACATCGACGAGGAAGACGCCCAGCGAGGCGAGAACGTCCTCCACCGGGAGGTCATCGCCCGGGACGAACTCTCGAGCGTGACCGTCGACTCGCCGATCGCCGTCGTTCGCGTCACCGGCGGTGCGATCCCCGACCAGCCGGGGATCATCAGCGAGATCGTAACGCCGCTGGCCGACGAACGCATCCACCTTCAGGACGTCATCACCAGCGCGACGAGCGTCGCCCTGTTCGTCAACTGGGAGGACGGCGAGAAGACCCTGGAGATCACACAGGACCTCTTCTGA
- the larB gene encoding nickel pincer cofactor biosynthesis protein LarB — protein MRELLEAVADGSLTPAQAEARLRGYATDEAGRFDAAREQRRGIPEAILADGKSVEQVCSLAATALETTDRALVTRVTDDQLAAIGSRLVDPADSSVTLERRSRTVRLMTGSYDPPSLEATVGIVTAGSVDVPIADEAHVVCSDAGATVDRVDDVGVAALSRTLDQVDRFREADVLIVAAGREGALPTVIAGLVDTPVIGLPVSSGYGFGGDGEAALAGMLQSCTVLSVVNVDAGFVAGGQATLVAQAVDAARGENSPQ, from the coding sequence ATGCGAGAACTCCTCGAGGCCGTCGCCGACGGCTCGCTCACCCCGGCACAGGCGGAAGCAAGACTGCGAGGGTACGCAACCGACGAGGCGGGGCGATTCGACGCGGCTCGCGAGCAGCGCCGGGGCATCCCCGAGGCCATCCTCGCCGATGGCAAGTCAGTCGAGCAGGTCTGCTCGCTGGCCGCGACCGCACTCGAGACGACCGATCGTGCGCTCGTAACACGGGTGACCGACGATCAGCTCGCCGCCATCGGGTCGCGGCTCGTCGATCCCGCCGACTCGTCGGTCACTCTCGAGCGTCGCAGCCGGACCGTTCGGCTGATGACCGGCTCGTACGATCCGCCGTCGCTCGAGGCGACGGTGGGAATCGTCACGGCTGGTTCGGTCGACGTGCCCATCGCGGACGAGGCCCACGTCGTCTGCTCGGACGCGGGCGCGACGGTCGACCGCGTCGACGACGTCGGCGTCGCGGCGCTCTCCCGGACGCTCGATCAGGTCGATCGTTTTCGCGAGGCGGACGTACTGATCGTCGCTGCCGGCCGTGAGGGTGCGCTCCCGACCGTGATTGCCGGGCTCGTCGACACGCCGGTGATCGGGCTGCCGGTCTCGAGTGGTTACGGTTTCGGTGGCGACGGAGAGGCTGCACTGGCGGGGATGCTCCAGTCCTGTACCGTCCTCTCGGTCGTCAACGTCGACGCAGGATTCGTCGCCGGGGGACAGGCAACGCTCGTCGCCCAGGCCGTCGACGCGGCGCGGGGGGAAAACTCTCCACAGTAA
- a CDS encoding GIY-YIG nuclease family protein: protein MAGDHVVYVLECADGSFYTGYTTDLERRVAEHDAGEGAKYTRGRTPVELRYHERYETRSAAMSREYEIKQLRRREKERLVGLE, encoded by the coding sequence ATGGCTGGCGACCACGTCGTTTACGTCCTCGAGTGCGCCGACGGCAGTTTCTACACCGGCTACACGACCGACCTCGAGCGCCGCGTCGCCGAACACGACGCTGGCGAGGGCGCGAAGTACACCCGGGGCCGGACGCCGGTCGAACTCCGCTATCACGAGCGCTACGAGACCCGTTCGGCGGCGATGTCACGCGAGTACGAGATCAAGCAGTTGCGACGGCGTGAGAAAGAACGACTCGTCGGCCTCGAGTGA
- a CDS encoding DUF1931 family protein: MADLIVKAAVKEALDDKNVASDFYDALDEEVDQLLEDAARRAEANDRKTVQPRDL, encoded by the coding sequence ATGGCAGACCTTATCGTCAAAGCCGCCGTCAAGGAAGCGCTCGATGACAAGAACGTCGCCTCGGACTTCTACGATGCCCTCGACGAGGAAGTCGACCAGCTGCTCGAAGACGCTGCCCGCCGAGCTGAGGCTAACGACCGGAAGACGGTCCAGCCCCGCGACCTGTAA
- a CDS encoding DNA-directed DNA polymerase II small subunit: MPLERAARIVSELASCGYNADREAVTKLAAADDPARALETVLENVDDDVLVIRTDHVEAAIANDREDVTAGDSDGSSAAAPAGSNDRDQVPDAGDADPSVSTGATPTHSGESPSPSPVETGGSTDAGRSADPALRSLEIANDMTGESTGTGEYEDFVSVFRDRLERLGSKLRGRVNHRPAATIEDMPGGEEVAMVGLVNDVRSTASGHWLIELEDATGTFPWLVMKDRQYADLVEELLCDEVLAMEGTLSGDSGIAFVDSMFFPDVPRTHEPSTADRHVQAALISDVHVGSQEFMHDAWTAFADWLHTPAAQHVEYLLIAGDMVEGVGVYPNQDEELDIVDIYEQYEAFSEYLKLVPGDVEIVMIPGNHDAVRLAEPQPGFDEDIREIMTAHDARIVSNPSMVTLEGVSVLMYHGVSLDEVIAELPEEKASYDEPHKAMYHLLKKRHVAPQFGGHTRLAPEEKDYLVIDEVPDIFHTGHVHKLGFGKYHDVLAINSGCWQAQTDFQKSVNIDPDSGYAPIVDLDTLEVTVQKFS, encoded by the coding sequence GTGCCACTCGAGCGAGCGGCCCGTATCGTCAGCGAACTCGCAAGCTGCGGCTACAACGCCGACCGTGAGGCCGTGACGAAACTCGCCGCAGCCGACGACCCGGCCCGTGCACTCGAGACGGTCCTCGAGAATGTCGACGACGACGTACTCGTGATCCGGACCGACCACGTCGAGGCGGCGATCGCGAACGACCGCGAGGACGTCACGGCTGGCGATTCCGATGGCTCCTCGGCGGCGGCTCCTGCAGGGAGCAACGACCGAGATCAAGTTCCCGACGCCGGGGACGCCGACCCCTCCGTTTCAACTGGAGCGACCCCCACCCATTCGGGTGAATCTCCATCGCCGTCTCCAGTCGAAACGGGGGGGTCTACTGACGCGGGTCGATCTGCCGACCCGGCCCTGCGATCGCTCGAGATCGCAAACGACATGACCGGCGAGAGTACCGGGACCGGCGAGTACGAGGATTTCGTGTCGGTCTTCCGGGACCGCCTCGAGCGCCTCGGCTCGAAGCTCCGTGGGCGGGTCAACCACCGTCCCGCGGCGACGATCGAGGACATGCCCGGCGGTGAGGAGGTCGCGATGGTCGGGCTGGTCAACGACGTTCGTTCGACCGCGAGCGGTCACTGGCTGATCGAACTCGAGGACGCCACCGGGACCTTCCCGTGGCTCGTGATGAAAGACCGCCAGTACGCCGACCTCGTCGAGGAACTGCTCTGTGACGAGGTGCTGGCGATGGAGGGGACGCTCTCTGGGGATTCGGGAATCGCCTTCGTCGATTCGATGTTCTTCCCGGACGTACCCCGGACGCACGAGCCGTCGACTGCCGACCGTCACGTCCAGGCGGCGCTGATCAGTGACGTTCACGTCGGCAGTCAGGAGTTCATGCACGACGCCTGGACGGCCTTCGCCGACTGGCTGCACACCCCCGCAGCTCAGCACGTCGAGTACCTGTTGATCGCCGGCGACATGGTCGAGGGCGTCGGGGTCTACCCGAACCAGGACGAGGAACTCGACATCGTCGACATCTACGAGCAGTACGAGGCGTTCAGCGAGTACCTCAAACTCGTGCCGGGGGACGTCGAGATCGTCATGATCCCCGGCAACCACGACGCGGTTCGGCTCGCAGAACCCCAGCCGGGATTCGACGAGGACATCCGGGAGATCATGACCGCCCACGACGCCCGCATCGTCTCCAATCCGTCGATGGTTACTCTCGAGGGTGTCTCCGTCCTCATGTACCACGGCGTCTCGCTTGACGAGGTGATCGCCGAATTGCCGGAGGAAAAGGCCAGCTACGACGAGCCTCACAAGGCGATGTACCACCTCCTGAAAAAGCGCCACGTCGCCCCGCAGTTCGGGGGCCACACCCGGCTCGCACCCGAAGAGAAAGATTACCTCGTCATCGACGAGGTGCCGGACATCTTCCACACCGGCCACGTCCACAAACTCGGCTTCGGAAAGTACCACGACGTGCTCGCGATCAACTCCGGGTGCTGGCAGGCCCAGACCGACTTCCAGAAGAGCGTCAACATCGACCCCGACTCCGGCTACGCCCCCATCGTCGACCTCGACACGCTCGAGGTGACGGTCCAGAAGTTCAGTTAA
- a CDS encoding AI-2E family transporter: MTTTGDTRNPDRTRRYVLAGIVVALGAITAAILLEVLGTILFALTVAYVLIPVHGWFVRRGLSEWFAAAAATLIGFAGAVAVFAPIVYTLVVRVDQVIAILESLPPEIPVTAFEYTYTIDAAEAQALAIDVLMDVTVAIATQLPVLGIKFALFAILLFGLLLKGDAAGKAAVAPVPPAYRDVVYALAGRARETLYAIYVLQLATSMATFVIGYPLFWALGYEIPFTMAVIAAILQFVPIIGPSLLIVPVAAYHVAAGELLAAALVGVFGIALVAWLPDIAVRPRLARRSAGLPGSLYFVGFTGGLFTLGPIGIVVGPLIVAVFVEAVDLLADEVNLETSFTELVEDELEAVDDETDEPAGPVEFDADSDDDGDDSESPADAATATVTTYDDSAPDSSVASDADPADAGGENDR; the protein is encoded by the coding sequence GTGACGACTACCGGGGATACTCGAAATCCAGACCGGACGCGACGGTACGTCCTCGCGGGGATCGTCGTCGCGCTGGGGGCGATCACGGCCGCAATCTTGCTCGAGGTACTCGGGACGATCCTGTTCGCGCTCACGGTCGCGTACGTTCTGATCCCCGTCCATGGCTGGTTCGTCAGGCGCGGGCTGAGCGAGTGGTTCGCTGCCGCCGCGGCGACGCTGATTGGATTCGCCGGTGCCGTTGCGGTGTTCGCCCCGATCGTGTACACCCTCGTCGTCCGTGTCGACCAGGTGATCGCCATTCTCGAGTCGCTGCCGCCGGAGATTCCGGTGACAGCGTTCGAGTACACGTACACGATCGACGCCGCGGAGGCACAGGCGCTCGCGATCGACGTCCTCATGGACGTGACAGTCGCGATTGCGACGCAGTTGCCGGTGCTGGGAATCAAGTTCGCGCTGTTTGCAATCTTGCTGTTCGGGCTGTTGCTCAAGGGGGACGCTGCGGGAAAGGCCGCAGTCGCGCCCGTCCCGCCAGCCTACCGCGACGTGGTCTACGCGCTCGCCGGACGCGCTCGAGAGACGCTGTACGCGATTTACGTGTTGCAACTGGCGACCTCTATGGCGACGTTCGTGATCGGGTATCCGCTCTTCTGGGCGCTCGGCTACGAGATCCCGTTTACGATGGCGGTGATCGCGGCAATCTTGCAGTTCGTCCCGATCATCGGGCCGAGTCTCCTGATCGTCCCGGTCGCGGCCTACCACGTCGCGGCCGGTGAGTTGCTGGCCGCCGCGCTCGTCGGCGTCTTTGGGATCGCGCTCGTGGCGTGGCTCCCCGACATCGCCGTCCGTCCGCGACTCGCACGGCGATCGGCTGGCCTTCCCGGAAGCCTCTACTTCGTCGGCTTCACGGGCGGGCTCTTCACGCTCGGCCCGATCGGGATCGTCGTCGGCCCGCTGATCGTCGCCGTTTTCGTCGAGGCCGTCGACCTCCTCGCAGACGAGGTCAACCTCGAGACCAGCTTCACCGAACTCGTCGAAGACGAACTCGAGGCGGTCGACGACGAGACGGACGAACCGGCTGGTCCCGTCGAGTTCGACGCCGATTCCGACGACGACGGCGACGACAGTGAATCGCCTGCCGACGCTGCGACGGCGACCGTGACCACCTACGACGACTCCGCCCCCGACTCGAGTGTGGCCAGTGATGCAGATCCTGCGGACGCTGGCGGGGAAAACGACCGGTAA
- a CDS encoding DUF5518 domain-containing protein, whose protein sequence is MSTHGTLVHAIVGAIVGILLSFIPFSTVIGGAVAGFLEGPNHRDGALAGALAGAITFLPAAGIALLALAFVGFGTAFAAIPIEGAAVLFVGVVLAFATILIYTVGLALVGGFLGAALAREYPDRRVSTRRSIGLSDRPRGARSSDGSGAQRPPQDSNQWTGRADDPQPWDDAHEPRTPSGPRSPPPDHDLDEGSRGPGDQARWHDECARAESDRADRDADPETDRE, encoded by the coding sequence ATGAGTACCCACGGGACACTCGTGCACGCGATCGTGGGAGCCATCGTCGGCATCCTTCTCTCGTTCATCCCGTTCTCGACGGTCATCGGCGGCGCCGTGGCCGGCTTCCTCGAGGGTCCGAATCACCGGGATGGCGCGCTCGCCGGCGCACTGGCAGGTGCGATCACGTTCCTCCCGGCAGCGGGCATCGCCTTGCTCGCGCTCGCGTTCGTCGGGTTCGGAACGGCGTTCGCGGCGATCCCGATCGAGGGAGCGGCCGTCCTGTTCGTCGGCGTCGTCCTCGCGTTCGCGACGATCCTGATCTACACCGTCGGGCTGGCACTGGTCGGCGGGTTCCTCGGCGCTGCACTCGCCAGAGAGTACCCGGACCGCAGGGTGAGTACCCGCCGATCGATCGGGCTGTCGGACCGCCCGCGCGGCGCTCGCTCGAGCGACGGTTCCGGGGCGCAGCGACCACCGCAGGACTCGAATCAGTGGACCGGACGCGCAGACGACCCACAGCCGTGGGACGACGCACACGAACCGCGGACGCCGTCGGGGCCACGGTCTCCCCCTCCGGACCACGACCTCGACGAGGGATCTCGAGGCCCGGGCGATCAGGCTCGCTGGCACGACGAGTGCGCTCGGGCGGAGTCAGACCGCGCCGACCGCGACGCCGACCCCGAAACGGATCGAGAGTAG